The genomic stretch TGCCATTTTCTTGACAACATCCTCATCTTTCTCTTCATCACTATTGCTGACATCTGAGATGCAGTTATCTTCTATTTGAGAAGTCGTGCGCAATGCATCGTGTCTTTCAATGTCTGCATCTAGGTCATTGGAGGTGCTGAAACTTTCCTGTGACACCACTTCCTCCATAAtattctcctctttctctctatctttgGTGCTGTCTGCTTCTGCATTGATTTTATCTTGGTCTACTCCTGATCCTGatgatatattttgttgagcATCATCATTATCTTCTTCTTTGTGGCCACAGCTACTGTCTTCTGCTGTGTGCAGATGTTTCTCTAATGTTGCAATGGTTAGCACATTGGAGTGCTCGATTTGCACTTGAGTGGTAATGTCATCTGATGCTAATATCAAATTCTGATCACCCTGAGCTCCTTCCTCTTGGTCAGTCTGCAATGATATTTTGTCATCAGTATCAGAAATAACCATCTTTGCATGACCTTCGTCTGTCTTGTCCCTCTCACTGTGATCCACCTGTAGTTGTAGCATTGCTTCCTGATCAGGGATAAGCTGTTCTCCAGAGTCATTCACAGTGTTGGTTGAACTCTCATTTGGAGGAGCTGCTGACATTTCAGCACCCACAGTACTGACTCTTATTTCGCAATCTAACTGTTGCTCCTTCCTGGCCTTTTCCTTTTCATGTTCATCCTTGGTGACGGTAGCTATTGTTTCCACATTACCCTGTGTGTGAATACCGTCAGTAGTGGTAATATCTTGATTTTTCTCTAAACTTGAAACCACTCTCTCTGTCGAGCTGATATCTTCCTCCTGCTCCCTTTCTCTTTGATCATCTATGACTTCATTTGATTGAGATTCTGACCCAACTTCAGAACTTTTGTCCCCAGGACTTTCAACCATGCTGCCCACAACAGTTTCTCCTACTTCTTCCAGTTCCTCTGATTCTTTCAAAGATGCTGTTTCCTGTCTACCCACAGTTTCCTTTGAGTTATCCTGTATTTTATCATCTAAAATGTTGATGTGCTCTGAAATAGAAGTGGATTCCTCTCCTTGAGAAAAGGTtgatgtctcctccttctctttgtctGTACTGATTGAATCAAGGACATCTAATCCAGGTAGGAAAACTTGTGTAGTGGGCATTTGAGTAACTGCAGATATATCTTCATGGGAAAACCCTTGGACATGATTGTCCTGCTGTTCTAATTGTAAAGCCTTAGTTTCCTCTGTGTTCTCTTGTGGGTCATTGGGTTCTGTTGTATGACTTATCACATCTGTGACTTTGTTTGTTGGAGCTTTAAGGgttttgtttgattgattggGCACAGTTTCATCTATTGTATCTCCTTGTTTCTCTACCACTGCGAGAGACTGCTCAAATGATTTTTGCTGTACATCTGGCCCTGGTAATgaatttacaatattttcttCAACCTTTACAATTGAAGGCTTTTCTGATGTTTGTGTTGGGTACTCTTGCATACTCTCATTGTCTTTAAATGCATCTTGGACCACCTCACTTGGATACCCATCATCCAGTATTGTCTCCTGTTCTGATATGTAAGGGATCATATCTTCCAATTGTGTTTCTGCCGCTTGATCATCATGCATTTTCTGAGCCGGATCACTGTCACCCTTAAACCAATTTTTCATCAAAACCTCTTCCTTTGAAAGAGGATGAGTTGTGATTGTTTCAGCAGTAATGAAGGTATTCACATTACTGGTATCTAGTCTACGTGCATTTGGTATACCATTGGCATCTGCTGTTTGCTCCAATGGAGGAATTCCTTGGCACTGCTCTACATTAACCTGCTGAATCCCAACTGGACTCATTCCACCTGGCCAAAGTCCAGCCTGGTTGACTTCTGGCTTCATTGACACCGCTTGCCCCATTTGCATCCTTGGCTGCCCAACACCAACTCCCAAAACAGTGACTGGCCCTAACCCCATTTGCCCTGGCTGGCCAATCCATGTTAGCCCcaaatttctatttatttcaacTATACCCCCCcttttagaaacaatatgtccTGGCAGAATGCTATGTACACTCCCCTGGGCTGCCTGGTCTAACACCCCCTGAGGGGGGGCAGCCTCTTTTACCAGGGTAGCACATCTGGGCAAAGTGCCCTGAGGTGCGCCTGGGTCCACCCCCTTTGCGTCAGTTGGACCACTCTTGTCCTGAACTAACATATAATTACAATCAGGATTTGGCCCTGTGATTTTCCAGCCCTCCGCAGGGGCTGAGACCTGGGACAAACTCAGGCTCCTTGGTAGCAACAGAGTGGGGCTGACTGGACTGATGGGGCAGGTAGGGCTTGTGGGGCCTCTGGGGCTCTCAATGCCCTGGATAACTAggccagaagaagaaacttgTGGTCCAGTGACTACAAGCCCAGAAGGAGGACTCTGGAGCCCTCTGACTACAAGTCCAGAAGAAGTGCTCTGTGTCCCACTAACTACATACAGACCTGGAACATTGGTTCCATGGGCCCCTTCCGCTAGTAAAACAGTATTCTGTAACTGTGGTTGAACTACATAGTGCATGGGCTGTAGTACAGGGCTTGTGGCATAGTAAACTGGCTGCTGCTGTAGTATGACAGTCTGAGCTTGATAGGGCAGAGTAGCAGAATGACTGATGTTAGAGGAATGATTGATGTTAGTAGCCTTCGAGCAAGGAAGTGTCATGGATGGCAGGGCAGTGCTTACAGTAATGGCAGATGATTTGGAAATGTTAGTAGATGatatcactttctctctctttacatcagtatgttttttctCTATATCAGTATGCTTCATCTCAAAGGTGTGCTCAATTTTGGGCTCAACAACCTGTTCAACAACTGTGGTTTTGACAGCATCTGCTACTTTCAGGGAAGGTTTGGGTGTTGGTGCTGGAGGAGAACAAATCTCAGCTAGTGTCTTGAACTTTGGCCCCAAGTCATTGAGGAACTGCAAGTCGTTGTCAGACTCCAGGAGGCTGCAACAGCCAACTGAGCCAGAAGGAGAGCCCTGGCCCTCGTTGTCATACACCAACAGACTGTCCCTCACTGGCACAGCACACACCGCTTTCTGTTATGGGCAAAAAAATTGCAAGGTCAGCGGTGTCAGTGACTTGCGTAAGTGCAAAGGAAAAACAGTTGTATGCAAAGCTAAAATAATACCAGTACCTGTGAGTAGTAGTCATTGAGGAAAGTGTCAGATAGGGCTATATCCTCAAacagagctgttgtgttttgaacGCCAAGTATTTGCCTGCTGAGTGTAGCACTGCCAGTGCCATAATTGAATGATTCCCTTGAAAACCTGTAGGCATTGTCAACCTCCATGAAACTCTGACTGGTTTTCTGAAACTGCTGCATAGATTCATTGTGCAATGAATGGTGAGTTTCTAGGATTCTTGTAGGAATACTGTTGAAGTTTGGTGCCTGTACTGCCCCAACTTTCTTTTGGGTCCCTAAGAGGACAGGAACACTTTGGAGTGGTACTTcctaaaaaaagaacaaaagaaataaaatgttacatatCCATCacttatttaaattatttgttgaGAGGAGTCCATATGATATCCTAGTGACACACCATACTGCCTTCTGACTTTCAATCTAACATTGCAGCTTGGTAAAGACATTCACTTTCAGTAATAGTAGGAGTATATCTGATTCTGTGAATTAGTAAACTTAATTAATCATGTATCCTTTCCTTCCcacaaaaagaagacaaaaaggcCAGCCCACCTTATCCTCGCCTCTGCCCTCTGTGTGGTAGGATATGAGGTGTTCTTTGGCATCAAATGGCAGATCACTAAATTGGTCAGGAAAGATGGTATTTGCTCCTCCACACTGACAGAATAGTAAGAGAAGAGGGATGACTGtggagagaagaaataaaatagtATAGACACTCAAGATTGCACAAGAAGCACTTTTCAGTATAACTTAGTCCAATATATTCTGTCATCCTCATACATGTAAATCAGGTGTTATTACCTGGAAAAGTAACTGACACCCTAAACAGCAACTATTTAATTTTCACTAAAAATGGTTACTAGATCATGTAAAGCTTGCCTTGCATTTAAAATTGTGAATGAAACAGAATAATGCTATACTGCATTGAATTAAAAGCTGCATGGATATCTATCAAGAAAACTTATTTTTCCTGGGCTTGTTGCCTCTTTGACAGAACATCTGAGATTGCTTGCCTAATGCAAAGGGATCATGCGCAGTGTAATTAGATATGCAATATACTTTTAGCAACCAAGCCAATAGGaattaattacaaaataaattaattacaaaaacCATCAAAATTTCAAAATCAACTCACACAGCAGTAAGCACATTGCCATTAACAGCAGGCCGATGGCTGGGGTGGAGAGCTTAGTTGATGTAGTTCCTACTCTGGCTACCCTTGGGCCACAGTCCTTGgtgtccacacagtcacaaACATCCACAGTAAAAACCTCATTGGCTGGGCAGGACAGACCCTGAGCATCCCACacctccacctgcagctcatATGTGCCTGGCCACAGGGCCTCGTTTGAGTGAAGAGCGGCACTTGTCCCTAGGGACAAGAGAGGATAGAGAGTTGTGAAACACAGTCCTGGCAGATGGGAttctctggttctggttctaGTGGCAGTCATCCTCTGGCTCATTCCCCATCTGTGTGTGATGCAGCCCAGCTGTATATGGAGGACTacacactggcagcagcctgagGCACTAACTTGTGAGGGGAAGATCTAAATTTTATAATCTAAAATTAAAGATCAAAATAAGTGCTCTACAGATATTGAGCATCATCAACAAAATATCTTGTAAAATGTCCGATGTAACAGGTAACACTGGTGTTGTCTATTAACCTGTGGGAAAATTTCCTCACTGTGACATCTCTACTGAGTGGCAAGCAAGACACAAGAACTTGGCTTGGGTCTTTAGGAGTTGTAGCCTTTATTCACcgacaaatagcctaaactttacacacactgcactgttcacagctatactgctaacttcataTTCTTTGCTCCGGTCGCCACAGCCTAACTGTCACACacccactctgtctctcttgacCACACACTCAATATGCACTGAGCTATTTCTTAAAGGAGCTACACTACTcttataacacattttagtttagaaaacatcttaaaatacatatattttttaaaaattccgTGATGATTATGCCCAGTGGGGGGTCAACTCAGGCTCGGTGGGCCGCCAGGCATGCAATACAGAAACCCTGACACTGTATTATCTGTTATTACAGTAGTAATTCTAGTGCTAATATGTTTATCTACTACTACCATGTATGCTTTGGTATAAGGTAGATCAAATAGAATTTGTAGTCCATATTCAGATATTTAGGTTTAAAACTAAATTTAGTTTGATAAGTTAAAAGTTCCCCCCAAAATTGATAAGATTGAagctttttaacttttaaaactttCAAGTTTTAGTCTAACTTTCATTCTATAAATTCTTGGTATGACAATCAAAAATGACAATTCCTACTAATTTCAACTGAGTTTTCAGAGATGCTACATCATTGTATCTTGAAGAATAGGACTGTGCGATATGACCAAAACCTCATATCCTGATATAGGTCATTTCAtgaaccacagagagcagagaagagtaGCACAACCATAagtgacagcaaaacacagaagaaactctcacactgagctgaaatgaaacaagtgcacataaattaggtaaataacataaataaacatagtcttctgtgttttgctgtcatttatggttgcaCTACTCTCccctgctctctgtgttttacCACGGTGGAGCAGAGGGGAGACAGTGAGCAAGGTGAAGCACTCTAGTTGACAACTACTctcgttatgttactgtaaatgcaataaaagctttgccaATAAcaagccaagaagagtaatttattaatttagtcCATgaaaaagatggacagactccatTTTTCTATcatcacacaatatatatatattgtcatatcaCAAAGCCCTATTCAAGAACTAAATTTAAAATTGAACTTTTGGTACTTTAAGAAATCATTTTCACGGTATACAATTTATGTCTCAATCAATTCCACTATCGCAAGCACCTGCtaagaaaatgatttaaaaaatcactaatgaaaaaggaaagaaagtaaCATGTATCTACTTTGGACTCTTGCCACTTGGCACATTTTCTTACCATTAATGACTTCGACATCCCAGCTGCCATGTGTCCCATCGGGTATGATTCTGAAGGTGAATGGAGCAGCGTTGGGACTATCGTCCTCATCAAAACCAGTGACATAAACAGTTTTTTCATCAGAGCACAGACTGTTGTGGATGGTGGTCAGAGTGGGACAGTGGTCGTTGGAGTCTGTTACTTGAATGGCTATTGTTCCTGTGGCTGTCTTAGATGGCAAGTCTGAGGATGTGAATATCTTAGTCAGTCAAACAGCACACGGATTGTAAGGTAACAACAATATGAAGATCCACTCTATTCCGTAAAGGTCTAGTCAGCGGTGAACACCTGTCTCCTATTGTACTTTACACAAAATCAATGACTTGAACATTCCACTCAAAATATGACAGCCAAAATTTATATTTTGTCCTACAACATTGCtattaaaaacatcttaatgatattcaatttaaagtttTGAAGCATTGAATTAATtagattaataattaataagtTCTACAGCTGGGAAGGCAGAGGTCATGCAAACAGAAATTTATCAAGAAAGCAGAAATTAAGCTTTTTTgcagggtgcaaaattaacttttgtGTCCATCAGATAAatggctagtgaatgttcaaattttaccagccactcaatagattaccattgttttttggctggtgagtgaagcaaatctaccagccacttgcatattttaccagcatttggctagtggctggtgctaattttgtgccctgctTTTTGTCTACAATAAACTTACAGGATTATAATGTCCAAATGGTATTACCTTTGGTTATAGCCAGAATCTTTGCGATGTAGGTACCGTTCACCAAGAACGGCGACTCTCTGTCTGGTACCTTGTTGAGTTTAATCTCAGCTGTTTCTTCATCGATGGTAAACCAGTTGTCTGGATCGTAGGCTTTGGCATAACTGGAGCACAACAAATGTGTaagaaaagcaacaataaaCTATTTAACCAAAAGTAGTGATTTGGTTATTCACTTTTTTGAAGAAAGTGAAAGTTGCAGGAGATGATTAGCtaagcttagcataaatactggTAACAGcttgcctggctctgtccaaagttcaaaaatacatctaccggcacctctaaagctcaccaattGACACAATGTAGCTTTTCCCCCTGCTTCAAGTTTCCCAGATGCTAAGATAATTTCCATCTGGTTCAAGCTACATACTGCACAGATAGGAGAACGGTACTGATCATTTCTAACTCTAAGCAAGAAGGCAAATAGGCCTATTTCCAAGAATGTTGAACTATCCCTTTAGATAGTTGCTATTTCTTGCCATGCAAGCAGTATAGTTCTAAGGATGGCAACATCAGTCAGTTGGTCATCCACTTTGCAGACAATGTATCATAATGACCTAATGACCCTGGTGGTGCCAAATGGCTCTGGGTGAAATGTCTCACCAACCTCTATGGTACAGACATTCCTGTCCCTCTGAGGGtgaattgtaatcactttggtgatcccttgacttttcatcttgcGCCATTAGGAGGttgatagttttggttttgagaGAAATGTCTTGAAAACTATTGGATCATtgtcatcaggtcaaaatttcaatttgtctgatactggtttatgaccaaatacttgcaaaactaattaacattcccatcagcctgagctgtactgtgtgtttctggctaattagtaaatgttagcatcTTAACACGCTAAACTATCATTTCCAATCAGTATGTcaaaattgtgaacatgttagcatgctgatgttagcatttagctcaaagctccACTGCACAGCCTCACACAGTGTGGCTGTTTACTGATCTTGTTTAAAGTTGTGTCAATTCAAGCTTGACTAACCTGACATCTTCTGCTGTTTCTCCTGTGTCTGGATCAACAGCGGCAAACACTGTGATCACACCATCCTCTGGTACTTCATCTGGATCCTCTGATACAGGAACATTCTTGGTGTCTGGTACAAATGCTGGACTCTCTGGCATATTGTTCACTGCAATCTTAATGGTGTAGCTTTTCAGCGGTGCCTTTGGCTTTGTTTCTGGTTTGACACCTGGCTTCAGTCCAGTGCCAGCTCCAGGGCCAAGCCCTGCTTCAGGCTTCAGTCCTGCTTCCAACCCAGCATCCCCCCCTCCGTCCAGGTCAGCATCAAGGCCCACATCTACACCTAAATTAACACCTGTATCCAGTCCTACCCCTGCACCCACACCGGCTCCAGCACCAGCTCCAGCACCAGCTCCAGCTGAGACAGGATCACCTTCTCCAGCCTGAACATCTACATCCATCAGTACAGGACCACCCTTCACAAAAGGAGCTACATTTTCAATGAGCAGGCCAAGCTCAAGAGTCTgcattttttcaaaattcaCGGGCTGTTTGGACAGATTGAGAGAGAAGACAGCaagaaataaaaagcaacaaactAATGTTAGGAACGTACTCAACACATGTTACAGTCATTAAAATTGGAGCAgaaattaaaatgcattcaCATTCAAGGTCACATCGCACAAGTATGAATACCTTGATCAGCTTCAGGATGCCCTCATTggtttctttgtctgtctcaaTGGAGAAGAGCTTATCCTCATTTCCTTCAGCAATAGTGAAGACAGTGAGCCAGTTGTCTGAGTGTTCGAGGTCTTTGTCCACAGCTTTGATTCTCATCACAACTACATCAGCGACATTTTCATCCACTGAGCCAGTGTACTGCAAACACAACAAGATTCAACAAGATATGTTAGTTGGTTAATCACCAAAATATAATTGTGGTGAGAAGTACAGTAATGTGTGGGAGTGTTCTAGGTAGGAtatagtttctttctttttacacCATACAAAAATTCTACAGTGTACAAGGAACATGATGCTTCCACTATGAACTGGCATCAAATCCATTCATATACAAAATGTGTACACCTCTTGAAATTTTGCCCCATTTGTtattatacaaaaaataattcaaatgattTAAATTATCCACCAGGTTTACACATCAAAATCAGTTTACTTATCAGGAGTACCACTTATCccatgaaaacagttgtattgGCTCTGAAGTGGCGtgtttgcctttattggacaacTAAGTGAGGGAACTTTGTCAAGCCTCTGAAAATAacctggtgatgtcatcaggctTGGGTTTTGTGACTGATTTACAAcagaaaagtgtgtgtttggggtttgagtttaaaaaatgtgGGTATTTACTAGGTCGGCATGGTTTGACAAAAGATGCCAAGTTGCATTATGGCAATCGTAGGATCCAAGGGAACTTGACCTatactaaaagtcaggatacaGCACTGC from Thunnus albacares chromosome 9, fThuAlb1.1, whole genome shotgun sequence encodes the following:
- the LOC122989127 gene encoding uncharacterized protein LOC122989127 — encoded protein: MVYEENQSLVNTIKEQAVVLLQMLSAEAGAKKPQTLRRKKREWILPPSKLRENTDYTDRKFIAKIRSDKDVDAKVEYFLSGPGADRPPYNLFVVDHDTGFVRITGIIDREEYPYFDITGIAKYKNGTTAEEDIPLTVMVLDENDNPPYFELHSGTVTEASKKGAFVMQITGKDDDQDGTVNSELAYSIISQEPEGSGHMFTIDKKTGKLFVKEPTLDRETYDFYKLVIKGTDMGGAPEGLTGTGTVEIKVLDINDNIPTLEKSDYTGSVDENVADVVVMRIKAVDKDLEHSDNWLTVFTIAEGNEDKLFSIETDKETNEGILKLIKPVNFEKMQTLELGLLIENVAPFVKGGPVLMDVDVQAGEGDPVSAGAGAGAGAGAGVGAGVGLDTGVNLGVDVGLDADLDGGGDAGLEAGLKPEAGLGPGAGTGLKPGVKPETKPKAPLKSYTIKIAVNNMPESPAFVPDTKNVPVSEDPDEVPEDGVITVFAAVDPDTGETAEDVSYAKAYDPDNWFTIDEETAEIKLNKVPDRESPFLVNGTYIAKILAITKDLPSKTATGTIAIQVTDSNDHCPTLTTIHNSLCSDEKTVYVTGFDEDDSPNAAPFTFRIIPDGTHGSWDVEVINGTSAALHSNEALWPGTYELQVEVWDAQGLSCPANEVFTVDVCDCVDTKDCGPRVARVGTTSTKLSTPAIGLLLMAMCLLLFIPLLLLFCQCGGANTIFPDQFSDLPFDAKEHLISYHTEGRGEDKEVPLQSVPVLLGTQKKVGAVQAPNFNSIPTRILETHHSLHNESMQQFQKTSQSFMEVDNAYRFSRESFNYGTGSATLSRQILGVQNTTALFEDIALSDTFLNDYYSQKAVCAVPVRDSLLVYDNEGQGSPSGSVGCCSLLESDNDLQFLNDLGPKFKTLAEICSPPAPTPKPSLKVADAVKTTVVEQVVEPKIEHTFEMKHTDIEKKHTDVKREKVISSTNISKSSAITVSTALPSMTLPCSKATNINHSSNISHSATLPYQAQTVILQQQPVYYATSPVLQPMHYVVQPQLQNTVLLAEGAHGTNVPGLYVVSGTQSTSSGLVVRGLQSPPSGLVVTGPQVSSSGLVIQGIESPRGPTSPTCPISPVSPTLLLPRSLSLSQVSAPAEGWKITGPNPDCNYMLVQDKSGPTDAKGVDPGAPQGTLPRCATLVKEAAPPQGVLDQAAQGSVHSILPGHIVSKRGGIVEINRNLGLTWIGQPGQMGLGPVTVLGVGVGQPRMQMGQAVSMKPEVNQAGLWPGGMSPVGIQQVNVEQCQGIPPLEQTADANGIPNARRLDTSNVNTFITAETITTHPLSKEEVLMKNWFKGDSDPAQKMHDDQAAETQLEDMIPYISEQETILDDGYPSEVVQDAFKDNESMQEYPTQTSEKPSIVKVEENIVNSLPGPDVQQKSFEQSLAVVEKQGDTIDETVPNQSNKTLKAPTNKVTDVISHTTEPNDPQENTEETKALQLEQQDNHVQGFSHEDISAVTQMPTTQVFLPGLDVLDSISTDKEKEETSTFSQGEESTSISEHINILDDKIQDNSKETVGRQETASLKESEELEEVGETVVGSMVESPGDKSSEVGSESQSNEVIDDQREREQEEDISSTERVVSSLEKNQDITTTDGIHTQGNVETIATVTKDEHEKEKARKEQQLDCEIRVSTVGAEMSAAPPNESSTNTVNDSGEQLIPDQEAMLQLQVDHSERDKTDEGHAKMVISDTDDKISLQTDQEEGAQGDQNLILASDDITTQVQIEHSNVLTIATLEKHLHTAEDSSCGHKEEDNDDAQQNISSGSGVDQDKINAEADSTKDREKEENIMEEVVSQESFSTSNDLDADIERHDALRTTSQIEDNCISDVSNSDEEKDEDVVKKMASSIQKNISLSDDRDEEIETEDASGMSSQLEDQPIADDNKHIGEKEEDIVEEMTLPIYYNINISADPDEEIKTENTPVRGSPLDDELISDDSITDGDKDKDIVEQLASPIQQDCGISNDQDEMIDRENAGCMISQVGDQLISEDNICDGVKEQDIVEKEESPVQQTTSISNEDENNEKEDSSHTTSQVEDKLISNDSLSDVEKAEEAPPMKQKICISDESEREDASGLRCQLEDQPMCSYNMHDGEKERGNVTSPLQQRLSMSDEQDEEHAKEDTSDRSSQVEEEGFNSYQLLEEDSQFVETECLSEKVVEMSKVTETQEMPCEVTTHQVRQWVNSSQVRDTTQDIAERKSTFAQDLMVVANMDGLDDMVTSSEELGSSRVATGQVSMSNEFKGASGSTLASGQVAEGEKNHFDNQNPEVIKIENGEGECIDLTLEIGKADISFDEIREGLDATNATGQVSPTFCSEIKVVDKTTSSVLETDPGSAETGSQSFIATNEVAEEAGYLVEDESVHMTGEEAGVDPNTIGQAGLAQVVSKPSDYMPEADASGGQVRPVQLQTDISQSLRNKFRKSKKDSRKSPQSPKSPSGKCKQQ